The following coding sequences lie in one Stigmatella aurantiaca genomic window:
- a CDS encoding STAS domain-containing protein, which translates to MAGLQIHQEELSGRVTLRLEGTLDWRTAVQLRHSLEELGTQEVVLDFTHLREFKDTAVGVLTGELTSRKVQMRGLAGHHERMFRYFGVSTGSTPRAYYTPEEVLA; encoded by the coding sequence ATGGCGGGACTGCAGATCCACCAGGAAGAGTTGTCGGGGCGCGTCACCCTCCGTCTTGAGGGGACTTTGGACTGGCGTACGGCGGTGCAGCTGCGCCACTCGCTCGAGGAGCTGGGCACCCAGGAAGTGGTGCTGGACTTCACGCACCTGCGTGAGTTCAAGGACACCGCGGTGGGCGTGCTCACCGGGGAGCTGACCTCGCGCAAGGTGCAGATGCGCGGCCTGGCCGGGCACCACGAGCGGATGTTCCGGTATTTCGGGGTCAGCACCGGCAGCACGCCGCGGGCCTACTACACGCCCGAGGAAGTGCTGGCCTAG
- a CDS encoding HupE/UreJ family protein, with amino-acid sequence MRTKRLAAPLALLLATGGALAHEAELIAAQAGRTRPGAPDVQARLTMTAGTLGLLLSNGADSEGPRAQEDLTARHPAIALRVWDAAPIGTPQGRCARTAHQAQLHEGRVVLTATFHCPPGPLWQTFGLLSALPAAYQVVLSRPGEGPAESRFVDARQPHVRLPGEGDTAPGLSGWVGLGVKHILSGADHLAFLVALLLGGGTLRRLLVLVTSFTVAHSLTLGAVTLGLLPLGEQGERWAEIAIALSLIYVAGENFLVRTPRHRPALTFGFGLVHGLGFASVLKGYGLGEAVVQGLLGFNLGVELGQALIVLPLVPLLRLSQRRPAVHRWTMRVLSSAVLLMGINWLIKRVG; translated from the coding sequence ATGCGGACCAAACGACTCGCGGCGCCCCTTGCCCTGTTGCTGGCCACGGGTGGGGCGCTCGCGCACGAGGCGGAGCTCATCGCCGCGCAGGCGGGGCGCACCCGGCCGGGGGCTCCGGACGTCCAGGCACGGCTGACGATGACGGCCGGAACGCTGGGCCTGTTGCTTTCCAATGGAGCTGATTCAGAGGGCCCGCGCGCGCAGGAAGACCTGACGGCGAGGCATCCGGCGATTGCCCTCCGTGTCTGGGATGCGGCCCCGATCGGCACGCCCCAGGGGCGCTGTGCCCGCACCGCGCACCAGGCCCAGCTGCACGAAGGGCGCGTGGTGCTGACCGCCACCTTTCACTGTCCGCCAGGCCCGCTGTGGCAGACCTTCGGGCTGCTCTCCGCCTTGCCCGCGGCTTACCAAGTGGTGCTGAGCCGTCCCGGCGAAGGACCGGCGGAGTCCCGTTTCGTGGATGCCCGTCAGCCTCACGTGAGGCTGCCCGGGGAGGGGGACACGGCGCCGGGACTGAGCGGCTGGGTGGGCTTGGGGGTGAAGCACATCCTGTCCGGGGCGGATCACCTCGCCTTCCTGGTGGCGCTGCTGCTCGGGGGCGGCACGCTCCGGCGCCTCCTCGTCCTGGTGACGTCCTTCACCGTGGCCCACTCGCTCACGCTGGGGGCGGTGACGCTGGGCCTCCTTCCCCTGGGGGAGCAAGGGGAGCGCTGGGCCGAGATAGCCATCGCCCTGTCCCTCATTTACGTCGCGGGCGAAAACTTCCTGGTGCGCACGCCGCGCCACCGGCCCGCGCTTACGTTTGGCTTTGGATTGGTGCACGGATTAGGCTTTGCCAGCGTGCTGAAAGGCTATGGCCTGGGCGAGGCCGTGGTGCAGGGGCTGCTGGGCTTCAACCTGGGGGTGGAGCTGGGCCAAGCACTTATTGTTTTGCCGCTTGTACCGCTCTTGCGGCTGAGCCAACGCCGGCCCGCCGTTCATCGCTGGACGATGAGGGTGCTCTCCAGTGCGGTTTTGTTGATGGGCATAAACTGGTTGATCAAGCGGGTCGGTTGA
- a CDS encoding OPT family oligopeptide transporter translates to MSHPPIAEDRVPLAQAHAPLAHTPFVPATESPPELTFRGLLLGSVLGIVFAASSVYLAIKVGLTVSASIPVAVLSIAIFRALGRSSILENTIVQTTGSAGESLAFGVAAALPALLLLGYDIDLTHALMTTALGGVLGVLMMIPLRQGLIVQEHGKLTYPEGTASADVLIVGQQGGTNARTVITGFVLGGIYKFAYSGMKLFREAVGTKLTALKGASVSMEVSPELLGVGYIIGPRVASITFAGGVLSYLILIPLISFFGSGLAEKVLPTDTRLIRDMSPDQIRNAYVLYIGAGAVATGGLISLIRSLPTIVGAFRRSLDTLRASRNQGAVPQLLRTEQDLPVTLVIGGSLLLIVAIWLAPPLHVNFLSALLIVIFGFFFVTVSARITGEIGSSSNPISGMVVATLLITCLVYLMLGWTDSSDRFMALTTAAIVGIAASNGGTTAQDLKTAYLVGGTPRRQQMALFVGVLTSALFIGLVLVLLNEGGTSLIPERHPGVALTETTQKTRTQHTWSWTGAPQALAAQGVEEAALRRELWKQGFELSTQDGATELRTWRAADTAQASGALLALKPGLSVKVSELGTLTPGPDRTYTEGFVRGADTPVPAGKYLVDSGGTIQYLVDPAIGGRVSEYEGVPLTRYAAPKAQLFALIIDGILTQKLPWDLVLLGVFIALMLELCGVSALPFAVGVYLPISSSAPIFVGGMVRRLVDRMRGGSEADFSPGTLLSSGLIAGGSIAGVLIAFLEIVTDGAATRALNLPALFGTEGALGSLLNAIGESEHADPLWSNLWGLALFGSVALFLLRTALRNPDATEATPKK, encoded by the coding sequence TTGTCCCACCCGCCGATCGCCGAGGATCGCGTCCCCCTCGCGCAGGCCCACGCGCCCCTGGCCCATACCCCCTTCGTCCCCGCCACCGAATCGCCGCCGGAGCTGACGTTCCGCGGGCTGCTGCTCGGCTCGGTGCTGGGCATCGTGTTCGCGGCCTCCTCCGTGTACCTGGCCATCAAGGTGGGCCTCACGGTGTCCGCCTCCATCCCGGTAGCGGTGCTCTCCATCGCCATCTTCCGGGCCCTGGGGCGCTCCAGCATCCTGGAGAACACCATCGTCCAGACCACGGGCTCGGCCGGTGAGTCCCTGGCCTTCGGCGTGGCGGCGGCGCTGCCCGCGCTGCTCCTGCTGGGCTATGACATTGATTTGACGCATGCCCTGATGACGACGGCGCTGGGCGGCGTGCTGGGCGTGTTGATGATGATTCCGCTGCGCCAGGGCCTCATCGTCCAGGAGCACGGCAAGCTCACCTACCCCGAGGGCACCGCCAGCGCGGACGTGCTCATCGTGGGCCAGCAGGGCGGCACCAACGCGCGCACCGTCATCACCGGCTTCGTCCTGGGCGGCATCTACAAGTTCGCCTACTCCGGGATGAAGCTGTTCCGGGAGGCGGTGGGCACGAAGCTGACGGCGCTCAAGGGCGCCAGCGTCTCCATGGAGGTGAGCCCGGAGCTGCTCGGAGTGGGCTACATCATCGGCCCGCGCGTGGCCTCCATCACCTTCGCGGGCGGCGTGCTCTCCTACCTCATCCTCATCCCGCTCATCTCGTTCTTCGGCTCGGGGCTCGCGGAGAAGGTGCTGCCCACGGACACCCGGCTCATCCGGGACATGTCCCCGGATCAGATCCGCAACGCCTACGTGCTCTACATTGGCGCGGGCGCGGTGGCCACCGGCGGCCTCATCAGCCTCATCCGCTCGCTGCCCACCATCGTGGGCGCCTTCCGCCGCAGCCTCGACACCCTGCGGGCCTCGCGCAATCAGGGCGCCGTGCCCCAGCTGCTGCGCACCGAGCAGGACCTGCCCGTCACCCTGGTCATCGGCGGCAGCCTGCTGCTCATCGTGGCCATCTGGCTGGCCCCGCCGCTGCACGTGAACTTCCTCTCCGCGCTGCTCATCGTCATCTTCGGCTTCTTCTTCGTCACGGTGAGCGCCCGCATCACCGGGGAGATCGGCTCCTCCTCCAACCCCATCTCGGGCATGGTGGTGGCCACCCTGCTCATCACCTGCCTGGTGTACCTGATGCTGGGGTGGACGGACTCCTCGGACCGCTTCATGGCGCTGACCACCGCGGCCATCGTGGGCATCGCCGCCTCCAACGGCGGCACGACGGCGCAGGACCTGAAGACCGCCTACCTCGTGGGCGGCACCCCGCGCCGGCAGCAGATGGCGCTCTTCGTGGGCGTGCTCACCAGCGCGCTCTTCATCGGCCTGGTGCTGGTGCTGCTCAACGAGGGCGGCACCAGCCTCATCCCCGAGCGGCACCCGGGCGTCGCCCTCACCGAGACGACCCAGAAGACGCGCACGCAGCACACCTGGTCCTGGACCGGGGCCCCGCAGGCCCTGGCCGCCCAGGGCGTCGAGGAGGCCGCCCTGCGCCGCGAGCTGTGGAAGCAGGGCTTCGAGCTGTCCACCCAGGACGGGGCCACGGAGCTGCGCACCTGGCGCGCGGCGGACACCGCCCAGGCCTCCGGGGCGCTCCTCGCCCTCAAGCCGGGCCTGTCGGTGAAGGTCTCCGAGCTGGGCACGCTCACCCCGGGGCCGGACCGCACCTACACGGAGGGGTTCGTGCGCGGGGCGGACACCCCGGTGCCCGCGGGCAAGTACCTCGTCGACTCGGGCGGCACCATCCAGTACCTGGTGGACCCGGCCATCGGCGGCCGCGTGAGCGAGTACGAGGGCGTGCCCCTCACCCGCTACGCCGCGCCCAAGGCGCAGCTCTTCGCGCTCATCATCGACGGCATCCTTACGCAGAAGCTGCCGTGGGACCTGGTGCTCTTGGGCGTCTTCATCGCGCTGATGCTGGAGCTGTGCGGCGTGTCCGCCCTGCCCTTCGCGGTGGGCGTGTACCTGCCCATCTCCAGCAGCGCCCCCATCTTCGTGGGCGGCATGGTGCGCCGCCTGGTGGACCGGATGCGCGGCGGCTCCGAGGCGGACTTCTCCCCGGGCACCCTGCTCTCCTCGGGCCTCATCGCGGGTGGCTCCATCGCCGGCGTGCTGATCGCCTTCCTGGAGATCGTCACCGACGGGGCTGCCACGCGCGCCCTCAACCTCCCGGCATTGTTCGGCACGGAAGGGGCCCTGGGCTCGCTGCTCAACGCCATCGGCGAGAGCGAGCACGCCGACCCGCTCTGGTCCAACCTCTGGGGTCTGGCCCTCTTCGGCAGCGTGGCCCTGTTCCTACTGCGCACCGCGCTGCGCAACCCGGACGCCACCGAGGCCACGCCCAAGAAGTAA
- a CDS encoding transglutaminase TgpA family protein, translated as MSGSRLRLLLRDLGAGAAFASMAVSGQLPGWTLVLFGLALGSALLGWRLFAHRAKATAALLLGLGSVLAASVYAGHVDLVVAACAFAGLIAGHRMLSTPEPRTDGQVQLAGLLMVAGGAALSGELGFAFCLVAFGTLASLSMGLGVVEGTVPAGEPVPVRAVVRPLSIGILFAVCGAAAFFLLFPRLNWNMAARRASPGLGATTGLADTVRLGGEGTLKSNPRVVLRAHLTPDPLRERLDAYWLARTYDTFDGQEWTSIGKPKPPRPRVTLRHGGEHSTHQRIELLPAYGGSTLVALETPTRLGNALVHAALGSQRTALMELGGGEVRFQVPGVAYSYEATSLPPETDATTPMSATERAQLLALPEDLDPRVAALAQEVLQGERDPEAAARKLAAFLQREYAYTLDLSGDVDEPLLDFLFVRKAGHCEHFATALTLLLRTQGISARLASGFFGGERVDDGYVVRAGDAHAWTHVLVPGRGFVTVDATPPANRSSQSLAVLELLTSLYEALETRWRSTVIDYSLRDQMTMAQNLVRPPRGPRRDTLRLPPARIWGLALAAGLATYAVWQWLARRSSAPRPHQATHLADAVERLLREAGVRMREGEALEELTARLTRERSTLAAPLAPLTRRYLEARFGQRPLRPGETEQLLSPLRQVLSTRRAS; from the coding sequence ATGAGCGGCTCCCGGCTGCGGCTGCTCCTCCGGGACCTGGGCGCCGGGGCGGCCTTCGCCTCCATGGCCGTGTCCGGGCAGCTGCCCGGGTGGACGCTGGTGCTCTTTGGCCTCGCGCTGGGCAGCGCGCTCCTGGGCTGGCGCCTCTTCGCCCACCGCGCGAAGGCCACCGCGGCGCTGCTGCTGGGCCTGGGCAGCGTGCTCGCCGCCTCGGTGTACGCGGGCCACGTGGACCTGGTGGTGGCCGCGTGCGCGTTCGCCGGGCTCATCGCTGGCCACCGGATGCTATCCACGCCGGAGCCCCGCACGGATGGACAGGTGCAGCTCGCGGGCCTGCTGATGGTGGCCGGTGGCGCGGCCCTGTCCGGTGAGCTGGGCTTCGCCTTCTGCCTGGTGGCCTTCGGCACGCTGGCCAGCCTCTCCATGGGGCTGGGGGTGGTGGAGGGCACCGTGCCCGCGGGCGAGCCGGTCCCCGTACGCGCGGTGGTGCGCCCCCTGAGCATCGGCATCCTCTTCGCGGTGTGTGGCGCGGCGGCCTTCTTCCTGCTCTTCCCCCGGCTGAACTGGAACATGGCCGCGCGGCGCGCCTCGCCGGGGCTGGGGGCCACCACGGGCCTGGCGGACACCGTGCGCCTGGGCGGCGAAGGCACCCTCAAGAGCAACCCCCGGGTGGTGCTGCGGGCCCACCTCACCCCGGACCCGCTCCGGGAGCGGCTCGATGCCTACTGGCTGGCCCGCACCTACGACACCTTCGACGGCCAGGAGTGGACGAGCATCGGCAAGCCCAAGCCGCCCCGCCCCCGGGTGACGCTGCGGCACGGGGGCGAGCACTCCACCCACCAGCGCATCGAACTGCTGCCCGCGTACGGGGGCAGCACGCTGGTGGCGCTGGAGACGCCCACGCGCCTGGGCAATGCCCTGGTCCACGCGGCCCTCGGCAGCCAGCGCACCGCCTTGATGGAGCTGGGCGGTGGCGAGGTGCGCTTCCAGGTGCCCGGCGTCGCCTACAGCTACGAGGCCACCAGCCTTCCCCCGGAGACGGACGCCACCACGCCCATGAGCGCCACCGAGCGGGCCCAGCTCCTGGCACTGCCCGAGGACCTGGACCCGCGCGTGGCGGCGCTGGCCCAGGAGGTGCTCCAGGGAGAGCGGGATCCGGAGGCCGCGGCGCGAAAGCTGGCCGCCTTCCTGCAGCGCGAGTACGCCTACACGCTGGATCTGTCCGGCGACGTGGACGAGCCCCTGCTGGACTTCCTCTTCGTCCGCAAGGCGGGCCACTGCGAGCACTTCGCCACCGCGCTCACCCTGCTGCTGCGCACCCAGGGCATCTCCGCGCGGCTGGCCTCGGGCTTCTTCGGGGGCGAGCGCGTGGACGACGGCTATGTGGTCCGCGCCGGCGATGCCCACGCCTGGACCCATGTGCTGGTGCCCGGCCGGGGCTTCGTCACCGTGGACGCCACGCCGCCCGCGAACCGCTCCAGCCAGAGCCTGGCGGTGCTGGAGCTCCTCACGAGCCTCTATGAGGCCCTGGAGACGCGCTGGCGCTCCACCGTCATCGACTACTCCCTGAGGGACCAGATGACGATGGCGCAGAACCTCGTCCGCCCGCCGCGCGGCCCCCGCCGGGACACCCTGCGGCTGCCCCCGGCGCGCATCTGGGGCCTGGCCCTTGCCGCGGGGCTGGCCACCTACGCCGTGTGGCAGTGGCTGGCCCGGCGGAGCTCCGCCCCCCGGCCGCACCAGGCCACGCACCTGGCCGACGCCGTGGAGCGGCTGCTGCGCGAGGCCGGGGTGCGCATGCGCGAGGGCGAGGCCTTGGAGGAACTCACCGCGCGGCTGACGCGGGAGCGCTCCACGCTGGCGGCCCCGCTGGCGCCCCTCACGCGGCGCTACCTCGAGGCCCGCTTTGGCCAGCGCCCCCTGCGGCCCGGGGAGACCGAGCAGCTCCTGAGCCCCTTGCGCCAGGTGCTGAGCACACGCCGGGCATCCTGA
- the rplC gene encoding 50S ribosomal protein L3, producing MKGLIGKKIGMTQVFNDEGNLVPVTVVDVSTCQVVGKRTPEKDQYSAVTLGFGEIREKVLNQAQRGFFKKNNAGLRRHLKEFRVTPEDAAQFNVGDAVKADLFTKGQLVDVTGTTKGRGFSGVMRRWSFKGSQTKTHGTHEYQRHPGAIGQRKTPGRTYPNKKMPGHYGVDQVTTQNLTVVDVDTEKGLLLIKGAIPGHNDAIVYVRPSVKAALRAQHKAARG from the coding sequence GTGAAGGGTCTGATTGGCAAGAAGATCGGCATGACCCAGGTGTTCAACGACGAGGGAAACCTCGTTCCGGTGACGGTCGTTGACGTCAGCACCTGCCAGGTGGTGGGCAAGCGGACGCCTGAGAAGGACCAGTACTCGGCGGTGACGCTGGGCTTCGGAGAGATCCGAGAGAAGGTCCTCAACCAGGCCCAGCGGGGCTTCTTCAAGAAGAACAACGCGGGCCTGCGCCGTCACCTGAAGGAGTTCCGGGTCACCCCCGAGGACGCGGCGCAGTTCAACGTGGGCGACGCCGTGAAGGCGGACCTGTTCACCAAGGGGCAGCTGGTGGACGTGACGGGCACCACGAAGGGCCGCGGCTTCTCGGGCGTCATGCGCCGCTGGAGCTTCAAGGGCTCGCAGACGAAGACCCACGGTACGCACGAGTACCAGCGTCACCCGGGCGCCATCGGTCAGCGTAAGACGCCGGGCCGCACCTACCCCAACAAGAAGATGCCGGGCCACTACGGCGTGGATCAGGTGACGACCCAGAACCTGACCGTCGTGGACGTGGACACCGAGAAGGGGCTGCTGCTCATCAAGGGCGCCATCCCCGGCCACAACGACGCCATCGTCTACGTGCGGCCGAGCGTGAAGGCCGCGCTGCGCGCCCAGCACAAGGCCGCCCGCGGCTAA
- a CDS encoding AAA family ATPase, protein MNPPVRALAAALTADTARQVMERLSAHLSRAVQGKETQARLTVTSVIAGGHVLLEDVPGVGKTTLAEALARACGLSFSRIQFTADLMPTDILGSQVFHAASATFTFRQGPIFRQLVLADELNRAPPRTQSALLEGMAHGQVSMDGSTWPLPAPFTVVATQNPVDLNGTYPLPDSQLDRFLMRLSLGHPAPDVEARLLTTQGRPLALDTLEAVTGPEELISLRAFAAGLRMDDAVAEYIVRLARATREHGDIERGASTRAVLAVGGAARAHALWDGRDFVTPGDVRTVLVPCLAHRLMLRSNMQGPTAREEASHLLEELARKVVAPR, encoded by the coding sequence ATGAACCCTCCTGTCCGCGCCCTCGCCGCCGCCCTTACTGCCGATACCGCACGCCAGGTCATGGAGCGCCTCTCTGCCCATCTGTCCCGGGCGGTGCAGGGCAAGGAGACCCAGGCCCGCCTCACCGTCACCAGCGTCATCGCCGGGGGCCATGTGCTCCTGGAGGATGTCCCGGGTGTGGGAAAGACGACACTCGCCGAGGCGCTCGCGCGCGCCTGTGGGCTGAGCTTCTCCCGCATCCAGTTCACCGCGGACCTGATGCCCACCGACATCCTGGGCTCTCAGGTGTTTCACGCGGCAAGCGCCACCTTCACCTTCCGGCAAGGGCCCATCTTCCGGCAGCTCGTCCTGGCCGATGAGCTCAACCGGGCCCCTCCCCGCACCCAGTCCGCGTTGCTGGAGGGCATGGCCCATGGCCAGGTGTCCATGGATGGCTCCACCTGGCCGCTGCCCGCCCCTTTCACCGTGGTGGCCACCCAGAACCCGGTGGACCTCAACGGCACCTATCCCCTGCCGGACTCCCAGCTGGACCGCTTCCTCATGCGGCTGTCGCTGGGCCACCCCGCCCCGGACGTGGAGGCCCGGCTGCTCACCACCCAGGGGCGTCCCCTGGCCCTGGACACGCTGGAGGCCGTCACCGGCCCCGAGGAGCTGATCAGCCTGCGCGCGTTCGCCGCCGGGTTGCGGATGGATGACGCGGTGGCCGAGTACATCGTCCGGCTGGCGCGGGCCACCCGGGAGCATGGCGACATCGAGCGGGGTGCCTCCACGCGCGCCGTGCTTGCGGTGGGCGGCGCGGCGCGCGCCCATGCCCTGTGGGACGGGCGGGACTTCGTCACCCCGGGAGACGTGCGGACGGTGCTGGTGCCGTGTCTGGCGCACCGGCTGATGCTGCGCAGCAACATGCAGGGGCCCACCGCCCGCGAGGAGGCCTCCCACCTGCTCGAGGAGCTCGCCCGGAAGGTGGTGGCGCCCCGGTGA
- a CDS encoding RNA polymerase factor sigma-32, whose amino-acid sequence MQISNDPSSNSGSLTMYLSEINHYGLLSVEEEQALARKFIQGDLAAGHRLVTSNLRFVVKVSYEYRSYGIKMSDLIQEGNIGLMKAVQKFDPDKGIRLISYAVWWIRAYIQNYILKSWSLVKLGTTQAQRKLFFSLARTRRELEKFGAGDGAVVNVDEIATKLNVKASEVREMEQRMGGRDLSLDAPMGEDGGNSHVDFVASATAPQDDEFADKEEAGIITNRVQTALMRLDPRERFIIEQRVMNERPMTLKELGEHFGFSRERARQLEIRAKDKLKAELAALMAEVDPDAAAALQ is encoded by the coding sequence ATGCAGATCTCCAACGACCCGTCGTCCAACTCTGGCTCCTTGACGATGTACCTCTCGGAGATCAACCACTACGGGTTGCTGTCCGTCGAGGAGGAGCAGGCGCTGGCCCGGAAGTTCATCCAGGGCGACCTCGCGGCGGGCCACCGGTTGGTCACCTCCAACCTTCGCTTCGTGGTGAAGGTTTCCTACGAATACCGCTCTTACGGCATCAAGATGAGCGACCTCATCCAGGAGGGGAATATCGGCCTGATGAAGGCGGTGCAGAAGTTCGATCCGGACAAGGGCATCCGGCTCATCTCCTACGCGGTGTGGTGGATCCGCGCGTACATCCAGAACTACATCCTCAAGAGCTGGTCGCTGGTGAAGCTCGGCACCACCCAGGCGCAGCGGAAGCTGTTCTTCAGCCTGGCGCGCACCCGCCGCGAGCTGGAGAAGTTCGGCGCCGGGGACGGGGCGGTGGTCAACGTCGATGAGATCGCCACCAAGCTCAACGTGAAGGCCTCGGAAGTGCGCGAGATGGAGCAGCGCATGGGTGGCCGCGACTTGTCCCTGGATGCGCCCATGGGCGAGGACGGCGGCAACAGCCACGTGGACTTCGTGGCGAGCGCCACCGCGCCGCAGGACGACGAGTTCGCCGACAAGGAAGAGGCGGGCATCATCACCAACCGCGTGCAGACGGCCCTCATGCGGCTGGACCCGCGCGAGCGCTTCATCATCGAGCAGCGCGTCATGAACGAGCGGCCCATGACGCTCAAGGAGCTGGGCGAGCACTTCGGCTTCTCGCGCGAGCGCGCGCGCCAGCTGGAGATCCGCGCCAAGGACAAGCTCAAGGCGGAGCTGGCGGCGCTGATGGCCGAGGTGGACCCGGACGCCGCGGCGGCCCTCCAGTAA
- a CDS encoding lytic transglycosylase domain-containing protein, with amino-acid sequence MQRWTVAVAAASMLAGLAVPGFPSKLPDSAVGETPEIAELRVQLAERESALREAEARLKEYQDEAFYAEAARLGVTEAVKASGLPLRQQRRVAVAIVREAERNRVDPMLVVALIRCESSFNNYAVSGVGAMGLMQVMPGTGTHLADKAGFRLGRSTNLFDAETNIELGTAYLADLIRRFGSVEQALVAYNAGPGLARRILAKHEVRKKFMAGYPAKVVGEFRKLKAKQERELTLRAQQQTEGSKS; translated from the coding sequence ATGCAACGGTGGACGGTGGCGGTGGCGGCGGCGTCGATGCTGGCAGGGCTGGCGGTCCCAGGCTTTCCTTCGAAATTGCCGGACAGCGCGGTGGGTGAGACTCCGGAGATCGCGGAGCTGCGCGTGCAACTCGCGGAACGGGAGAGCGCGCTCCGGGAGGCCGAGGCCCGGTTGAAGGAGTACCAGGACGAGGCGTTCTACGCGGAAGCCGCGCGGCTGGGGGTGACCGAGGCGGTGAAGGCCTCTGGCCTGCCCCTGCGGCAGCAGCGGCGGGTGGCGGTGGCCATCGTGCGCGAGGCGGAGCGCAACCGCGTTGACCCGATGCTCGTCGTCGCGCTCATCCGCTGCGAGAGTTCATTCAACAACTATGCGGTGTCCGGCGTGGGGGCCATGGGGCTGATGCAGGTGATGCCGGGCACCGGCACGCACCTGGCGGACAAGGCCGGGTTCCGGCTGGGGCGCTCCACCAACCTCTTCGATGCCGAGACGAACATCGAGCTGGGCACCGCCTACCTGGCGGACCTCATCCGGCGCTTCGGCAGCGTGGAGCAGGCGCTGGTGGCCTACAACGCGGGGCCGGGCCTGGCCCGCCGCATCCTCGCCAAGCACGAGGTGCGCAAGAAGTTCATGGCCGGCTACCCCGCCAAGGTCGTGGGCGAATTCCGTAAGCTCAAGGCAAAGCAGGAGCGCGAGCTGACCCTGCGTGCTCAACAGCAGACGGAAGGCAGCAAGAGCTGA
- a CDS encoding DUF58 domain-containing protein encodes MTFRPLAGWARLRARFRPPFTLKVTRVGRTYLVVTFGVGLGALNTGNNLLYLLLGLLLAMVVVSGVLSERCLRHLDIRRLGSESAFAGEPFAYRWVLTRRQGAAFALTLSEEATPLTGEGRVGYLPAGAEYTVRADLQAPERGPLRLSGVRVTTTWPLGLFAKTRVFAQEGLLLVYPRRGYACTLPGEARVGAFGDASSPRRHDGAGDVAGLRELAPGEDARRVHWLKSAGAGKLLKVEREREERRTFVLKVAPGLEGDALERRCEEVAALSHQLLEAGHEVGLETGTGRLPPAAGGYQERRILRALAWLGFEALDPERSEEAA; translated from the coding sequence GTGACGTTCCGCCCGCTGGCTGGCTGGGCGCGGCTCCGGGCCCGGTTCCGTCCCCCCTTCACCCTGAAGGTGACGCGTGTCGGGCGCACCTATCTGGTGGTGACGTTCGGCGTGGGCCTGGGCGCGCTCAACACGGGCAACAACCTCCTGTACCTGCTCCTGGGCCTGCTCCTGGCCATGGTGGTGGTGTCCGGCGTGCTGTCCGAGCGGTGCCTGCGGCACCTGGACATCCGCCGGCTGGGCTCCGAGTCGGCCTTCGCGGGCGAGCCCTTCGCCTACCGGTGGGTGCTCACCCGGCGCCAGGGGGCCGCGTTCGCCCTGACCCTGTCCGAGGAGGCCACGCCCCTCACGGGCGAGGGGCGCGTGGGCTACCTGCCCGCCGGCGCCGAGTACACCGTGCGCGCCGACCTCCAGGCCCCGGAGCGGGGCCCCCTGCGGCTGAGCGGCGTGCGCGTCACCACCACCTGGCCCCTGGGGCTGTTCGCCAAAACGCGCGTGTTCGCCCAGGAGGGCCTGCTCCTCGTCTACCCGCGCCGGGGCTATGCGTGCACCCTGCCCGGGGAGGCCCGGGTGGGCGCGTTCGGAGACGCCAGCAGCCCTCGCCGCCACGATGGCGCGGGCGATGTGGCGGGCCTGCGCGAGCTCGCCCCGGGCGAGGATGCCCGGCGCGTGCACTGGCTCAAGAGCGCCGGGGCCGGCAAGCTCCTCAAGGTGGAGCGCGAGCGCGAGGAGCGCCGGACGTTCGTCCTCAAGGTGGCGCCCGGCCTGGAGGGCGACGCGCTGGAGCGGCGCTGTGAGGAGGTGGCGGCCCTGTCCCACCAGCTTCTCGAGGCGGGCCACGAGGTGGGCCTGGAGACGGGAACCGGCCGCCTTCCACCCGCGGCCGGCGGGTACCAGGAGCGCCGCATCCTCCGCGCCCTGGCGTGGCTCGGCTTCGAGGCGCTGGACCCGGAGCGCTCCGAGGAGGCGGCATGA
- a CDS encoding lmo0937 family membrane protein: protein MFWTMSIILFVLWGMGMVTGSTEGLWVHLLLVFAVTALILAVARQGRRRLVG from the coding sequence GTGTTCTGGACGATGAGCATCATCCTGTTTGTGTTGTGGGGCATGGGGATGGTGACCGGCTCCACGGAAGGTCTTTGGGTCCACCTGTTGCTCGTCTTCGCGGTGACGGCCCTCATCCTCGCGGTGGCCCGGCAAGGGCGGCGGAGGCTGGTCGGATGA